From the Oryza glaberrima chromosome 5, OglaRS2, whole genome shotgun sequence genome, one window contains:
- the LOC127775162 gene encoding probable receptor-like protein kinase At2g39360 yields MSLPVAEVAGIAAACVALLAAVAALWCAARRMARRRGRNSDETGSSDPSTLVEWGKGGRSSSAPEHQGARQFSLDELAQATKSFSEANLVGLGSFGLVYKGLLLDGSVVAIKKRIGAPRQEFAEEVRKLSEISHRNIVTLIGYCQEGGLQMLVYEYLPNGSVSRHLYDTGKSSMTRLEFKQRLSIAIGAAKGLNHLHTLVPPLIHKDFKTSNVLVDENFIAKVADAGLVRLLRGYEDVGPSHGFSSSVYQDPEVQSVLQFSESSDVYSFGVFLLELITGREAACLISPDSRESLAQWIEGHFSSNELIDPRLGANFTSEGMKEFVGLTFQCLTPSSRRRPKMRLVATELDRILETEMSLTTIMGDGTAIITLGSTLFK; encoded by the exons ATGTCGCTGCCGGTCGCCGAGGTAGctggcatcgccgccgcctgcgtcgccctgctcgccgccgtggccgcgctGTGGTGCGCCGCGCGGCGCATGGCCCGCCGCCGGGGCCGCAACTCCGACGAGACCGGCTCCTCCGATCCTTCCACCCTGG TGGAGTGGGGCAAGGGAGgcaggagctcgtcggcgccggagcACCAGGGAGCGAGGCAATTCTCGTTGGACGAGCTGGCTCAGGCGACCAAGAGCTTCAGTGAGGCCAACCTGGTTGGCCTGGGCAGCTTCGGGCTGGTGTACAAGGGCCTCCTCCTTGACGGCTCCGTCGTCGCGATCAAGAAGCGCATTGGGGCGCCGAGGCAGGAATTCGCTGAAGAG GTTAGGAAGCTTTCAGAGATTAGTCACCGGAACATTGTTACTCTCATTGGTTATTGCCAAGAAGGGGGTCTACAAATGCTAGTGTATGAGTACTTGCCCAATGGCAGTGTCTCTCGCCATCTCTATG ATACCGGGAAAAGCTCCATGACAAGGCTTGAGTTCAAACAAAGGCTCTCAATAGCCATTGGAGCAGCTAAAG GTCTCAATCATCTGCATACTCTTGTGCCTCCTTTGATTCACAAGGATTTCAAGACAAGCAATGTGTTGGTTGATGAAAATTTCATTGCAAAGGTGGCTGATGCTGGACTTGTTAGGTTACTTAGAGGATACGAAGACGTCGGCCCATCTCATGGGTTCAGTAGTAGTGTGTACCAAGATCCTGA GGTACAATCGGTGCTACAGTTTTCTGAAAGCAGCGATGTGTACAGCTTTGGAGTTTTCCTTTTGGAGTTGATCACTGGAAGGGAAGCTGCTTGCCTGATATCTCCAGATTCCAGAGAATCTCTGGCCCAGTGG ATTGAAGGACATTTCAGTTCAAACGAACTAATTGACCCAAGGTTAGGTGCCAATTTCACCTCAGAAGGTATGAAAGAGTTTGTTGGCCTCACCTTTCAGTGCCTGACTCCATCTTCAAGAAGAAGGCCAAAGATGAGGTTAGTCGCGACAGAACTAGACAGAATTCTTGAGACAGAGATGTCTCTGACAACGATTATGGGTGATGGAACCGCCATCATCACCCTTGGGAGCACATTGTTTAAGTAG